A stretch of Dietzia lutea DNA encodes these proteins:
- a CDS encoding acyl-CoA dehydrogenase family protein, producing MINLELPKKLQAGANQARQVATQIFRPISRKYDLAEHEYPVELDTLKAMMEAMEDAGQAASGATMGSGGAPKREGVSNGGNMKSLLNIIETCWGDVGLTLSIPRQGLGNSAIAAVANDEQMEKFGRVWASMAITEPDFGSDSAAVSATARLDGDEYVLNGTKIFVTSGARADHIVVWATLDKSKGRAAIKSFVVPRDHPGVSVDRLEHKLGIRASDTAQITFTDCRIPAENLLGDPEIRVDKGFAGAMQTFDNTRPLVAGMAVGVARAALEEIRTLLEEAGMEIDYDRPATSQPAAVAKYLELEADWEAAYLLTLRAAWMADNKMPNTKEASMCKAKAGRTGSAVTLGAVELAGSYGYSERSFLEKWSRDSKILDIFEGTQQIQQLVIARRILDLSSAELK from the coding sequence ATGATCAACCTCGAACTACCCAAGAAGCTCCAGGCGGGTGCGAACCAGGCCCGCCAGGTGGCCACCCAGATCTTCCGGCCCATCTCGCGCAAGTACGACCTCGCCGAGCACGAGTACCCCGTCGAACTCGACACCCTCAAGGCCATGATGGAGGCCATGGAGGACGCCGGCCAGGCCGCCTCCGGCGCCACGATGGGATCCGGCGGCGCGCCCAAGCGTGAGGGTGTGTCCAACGGCGGCAACATGAAGTCGCTGCTCAACATCATCGAGACCTGCTGGGGCGACGTCGGCCTGACCCTGTCCATCCCCCGCCAGGGCCTGGGCAACTCCGCGATCGCCGCCGTGGCCAATGACGAGCAGATGGAGAAGTTCGGCCGCGTGTGGGCCTCGATGGCCATCACCGAGCCCGACTTCGGCTCCGACTCCGCCGCCGTGTCGGCCACCGCCCGCCTCGACGGCGACGAATACGTCCTCAACGGCACCAAGATCTTCGTGACCTCCGGTGCCCGTGCCGACCACATCGTGGTGTGGGCGACCCTGGACAAGAGCAAGGGCCGCGCCGCCATCAAGTCCTTCGTCGTGCCGCGCGACCACCCCGGCGTCTCCGTGGACCGGCTCGAGCACAAGCTCGGCATCCGCGCCTCGGACACCGCGCAGATCACGTTCACCGACTGCCGCATCCCCGCGGAGAACCTCCTGGGCGACCCGGAGATCCGCGTGGACAAGGGCTTCGCCGGCGCCATGCAGACGTTCGACAACACCCGCCCGCTGGTCGCCGGCATGGCGGTGGGCGTCGCGCGCGCCGCGCTCGAGGAGATCCGCACGCTCCTCGAGGAGGCCGGCATGGAGATCGACTACGACCGGCCCGCCACCAGTCAGCCGGCCGCCGTGGCCAAGTACCTCGAGCTCGAGGCCGACTGGGAGGCCGCGTACCTGCTCACGCTGCGCGCGGCGTGGATGGCCGACAACAAGATGCCCAACACCAAGGAGGCGTCGATGTGCAAGGCCAAGGCCGGCCGCACGGGCTCCGCGGTGACCCTGGGCGCCGTCGAGCTCGCGGGCAGCTACGGCTACTCCGAACGCAGCTTCCTGGAGAAGTGGTCGCGCGACTCCAAGATCCTCGACATCTTCGAGGGCACCCAGCAGATCCAGCAGCTGGTGATCGCCCGGCGCATCCTCGACCTGTCGAGCGCCGAGCTCAAGTGA
- a CDS encoding acyl-CoA dehydrogenase family protein has product MMSKNPTTPSTTGRAETSTPGKNPTRIDAIGAAMRALTTITGSEFAERFGLRQKVDRVTYEATKTGFKTLGAATKSFKKVSGGGAPKRLPDADTESRPDLFDLTLDDDQQLISQTVREFATEVIRPAAHDADAAAEAPASLLERSAEIGATMLNVPEEFEGIASERGVVTNSLVAEALAYGDMGLALPILAPSGVATTLTQFGSDTQQKSYLPAFASEKVPAAAVVVAEPRPLFDPFDLKTTATRTPGGFTLSGVKSMVPTAGSAELFVVAATLDGAPTFFVVESDTDGLVVEADPSMGLRAAGLGRLVLTDVAVPADAILGGPDVSPGDRAAAYADVIRLSRLGWASLAVGTSHAVLDYVTPYVKERHAFGEPIAHRQAVAFAVADMATELDGMRLVTWRGASRAEQGLSFAREAALARKIAADKGMKIGLDGVQLLGGHGFTKEHPVERWYRDLRAVGVAEGAVVL; this is encoded by the coding sequence ATGATGAGTAAGAACCCCACGACCCCGTCCACGACAGGACGCGCGGAGACCTCCACACCGGGCAAGAACCCCACACGCATCGATGCCATCGGCGCCGCGATGCGTGCGTTGACCACGATCACCGGGTCGGAGTTCGCCGAGCGGTTCGGACTGCGCCAGAAGGTCGACCGGGTGACCTACGAGGCCACCAAGACCGGATTCAAGACCCTCGGGGCCGCGACCAAGTCGTTCAAGAAGGTCTCCGGCGGCGGCGCCCCCAAGCGCCTCCCCGACGCCGACACCGAGTCGCGGCCCGACCTGTTCGACCTCACGCTGGACGACGACCAGCAGTTGATCTCCCAGACCGTGCGCGAGTTCGCCACCGAGGTCATCCGCCCGGCCGCCCACGACGCAGACGCCGCCGCCGAGGCACCAGCCTCGCTGCTCGAGCGGTCCGCCGAGATCGGCGCCACCATGCTCAACGTCCCCGAGGAGTTCGAGGGCATCGCCTCCGAGCGCGGCGTGGTGACCAACTCCCTCGTCGCCGAGGCCCTGGCCTACGGCGACATGGGCCTGGCCCTGCCGATCCTCGCGCCGTCCGGCGTGGCCACCACCCTGACCCAGTTCGGATCCGACACCCAGCAGAAGTCCTACCTGCCGGCGTTCGCCTCCGAGAAGGTCCCGGCCGCCGCCGTCGTAGTGGCCGAGCCCCGGCCGCTGTTCGACCCGTTCGACCTGAAGACGACCGCCACCCGCACCCCCGGCGGCTTCACGCTCAGCGGCGTCAAGTCGATGGTGCCCACGGCCGGGAGCGCGGAGCTCTTCGTCGTCGCCGCCACCCTCGACGGCGCGCCGACCTTCTTCGTCGTGGAATCCGACACCGACGGACTCGTGGTCGAGGCCGACCCGTCCATGGGACTGCGCGCCGCCGGCCTGGGGCGCCTCGTCCTCACCGACGTGGCGGTGCCCGCCGACGCGATCCTCGGCGGCCCGGACGTCTCCCCCGGGGACCGCGCCGCCGCCTACGCCGACGTGATCCGGCTGTCGCGCCTCGGCTGGGCGTCGCTGGCCGTGGGCACCTCCCACGCCGTCCTCGACTACGTCACCCCGTACGTCAAGGAGCGCCACGCGTTCGGCGAGCCCATCGCGCACCGCCAGGCGGTCGCGTTCGCCGTGGCCGACATGGCCACCGAGCTCGACGGCATGCGCTTGGTCACCTGGCGCGGCGCCTCCCGCGCCGAGCAGGGGCTGTCGTTCGCCCGCGAGGCCGCACTGGCCCGCAAGATCGCCGCCGACAAGGGCATGAAGATCGGCCTCGACGGTGTCCAGCTGCTGGGCGGACACGGCTTCACCAAGGAGCACCCCGTCGAGCGCTGGTACCGCGACCTGCGCGCGGTGGGCGTGGCCGAGGGCGCGGTGGTCCTGTGA
- a CDS encoding inositol monophosphatase family protein, translating into MSIDTGRPRPVPDEPTERLSDVDLAARLVVDAGTLARRLREDGLDVRRKTSVSDVVTEADDAAERHITTLLATHRPDDGVLGEEGTLVTGGHDRRWVVDPVDGTYNFVSGSDYWCSAVALSGPDDYLLGAVHRPVTGETFVGGSEIPTRRNGVPVTPLTPGDLAAGSLATYLHPPFLADPALAEPFHRVSRGAATIRMLGSGSVDLASVACGVHAVWCQHSCPEWDWLPGRALVDGAGGVCTTVEVNGYDWFVAGRPDAVDQAVALLRG; encoded by the coding sequence ATGTCCATCGACACCGGCCGCCCGCGCCCCGTGCCCGACGAGCCCACCGAGCGACTGTCCGACGTCGACCTGGCCGCCCGCCTCGTCGTCGACGCCGGCACCCTGGCGCGCCGCCTGCGCGAGGACGGACTCGACGTCCGGCGCAAGACGTCCGTCTCGGACGTCGTCACCGAGGCGGACGACGCCGCCGAACGACACATCACCACGCTCCTCGCCACCCACCGGCCGGACGACGGCGTCCTCGGCGAGGAGGGCACCCTCGTCACCGGCGGCCACGACCGCCGGTGGGTCGTGGATCCCGTCGACGGCACCTACAACTTCGTCTCCGGCTCCGACTACTGGTGCTCGGCAGTGGCGCTCAGCGGCCCCGACGACTACCTGCTCGGCGCGGTCCACCGCCCCGTCACCGGCGAGACCTTCGTCGGCGGTTCCGAGATCCCCACCCGCCGCAACGGCGTCCCCGTGACCCCGCTGACCCCCGGCGACCTCGCCGCCGGCAGTCTCGCCACCTACCTCCACCCGCCGTTCCTCGCCGATCCCGCCCTGGCCGAGCCGTTCCACCGCGTGAGCCGGGGCGCGGCGACCATCCGGATGCTCGGATCCGGATCGGTCGACCTCGCGTCGGTCGCCTGCGGCGTCCACGCGGTGTGGTGCCAACACTCCTGCCCCGAGTGGGACTGGCTGCCCGGCCGCGCGCTCGTCGACGGCGCGGGCGGGGTCTGCACGACCGTCGAGGTCAACGGCTACGACTGGTTCGTGGCGGGCCGCCCGGACGCCGTCGACCAGGCGGTCGCCCTGCTCCGCGGCTGA
- the prfB gene encoding peptide chain release factor 2 — MHPEVSADIAALDATMTTVEKVLDIDELARRVDELEQMAADPDLWNDQDRAQKVTSELSYIQADLRRCRDLRQRIEDLPLMYELAEEEGGDAVEEADAERASLREDVEAMEVKTMLSGEYDQREAVVNIRAGAGGVDAADFAEMLMRMYVRWAEKNGHKVEVYDTSYAEEAGIKSATFIVKDPYMYGTLSVEQGTHRLVRISPFDNQGRRQTSFAEVEVLPVVETVDSIEVPENEVRVDVYRSSGPGGQSVNTTDSAVRLTHVPTGIVVTCQNEKSQLQNKVAAMKVLQAKLLERKRQEERAAMDALGSGGNASWGNQMRSYVLHPYQMVKDLRTEHEVNNPSAVLDGDIDGFIEAGIRWRMREGADA, encoded by the coding sequence GTGCACCCTGAAGTCTCCGCCGACATCGCAGCCCTCGACGCGACCATGACCACCGTCGAGAAGGTCCTCGACATCGACGAGCTCGCCCGCCGCGTCGACGAGCTCGAGCAGATGGCCGCCGACCCGGACCTGTGGAACGACCAGGACCGGGCGCAGAAGGTCACCAGCGAGCTGTCCTACATCCAGGCGGACCTCCGTCGCTGCCGCGATCTGCGGCAGCGGATCGAGGACCTGCCGCTGATGTACGAGCTCGCGGAGGAGGAGGGCGGCGACGCCGTCGAGGAGGCGGACGCCGAGCGGGCGAGCCTGCGTGAGGACGTCGAGGCCATGGAGGTCAAGACGATGCTGAGCGGCGAGTACGACCAGCGCGAGGCCGTCGTGAACATCCGCGCGGGCGCCGGCGGCGTCGACGCCGCGGACTTCGCCGAGATGCTCATGCGGATGTACGTGCGCTGGGCGGAGAAGAACGGCCACAAGGTCGAGGTCTACGACACCTCGTACGCGGAGGAGGCCGGCATCAAGTCCGCCACCTTCATCGTCAAGGACCCGTACATGTACGGCACCCTCTCGGTCGAGCAGGGCACCCACCGCCTGGTGCGCATCTCGCCGTTCGACAACCAGGGGCGCCGTCAGACCTCCTTCGCGGAGGTCGAGGTGCTTCCCGTGGTGGAGACGGTCGACTCCATCGAGGTCCCGGAGAACGAGGTCCGCGTCGACGTGTACCGCTCGTCCGGCCCCGGTGGGCAGTCGGTTAACACCACCGACTCCGCGGTGCGTCTCACCCACGTCCCCACGGGGATCGTCGTGACCTGTCAGAACGAGAAGTCGCAGTTGCAGAACAAGGTCGCGGCCATGAAGGTGTTGCAGGCCAAGCTGCTCGAGCGCAAGCGCCAGGAGGAGCGGGCCGCGATGGACGCCCTCGGTTCGGGCGGCAACGCGTCGTGGGGTAACCAGATGCGCTCCTACGTGCTGCACCCGTACCAGATGGTCAAGGACCTCCGGACAGAGCACGAGGTCAACAACCCGTCGGCGGTGCTCGACGGTGACATCGACGGATTCATCGAGGCCGGCATCCGGTGGCGGATGCGGGAGGGGGCCGACGCCTAG